In Lusitaniella coriacea LEGE 07157, the genomic stretch TAACACCAAGCAAAAACGCCAGCGTTGTGGTTGTCGCCATCGTTGGGATGCTCGAACATATGTTGTAGGTTACAGATGAGTTCGCCGTTTGCACCTGCGGGGATTGTAGGTTGGTGCATATGAAGGGCGCAGGCAAACCCGGAGTTGAAATTACTGAGGTTGAGGTTGGTTTGGGATAAAAAGACGGGTTCGTTATGGTTTGTGACGGCTGCAATGTCTGCTTCCCAACCGCAAATATTCGGCAATCCTGCTCTTGATGCAGGCAAGCTTGAAGAGGGTGCTGTTGCAATCATATATTTTTAGATTTTCCTTGAATCTTTGTTCGCTGGTGGGAAAGTTTGATCCCATGCTATTGAAGACTTACTGTCAAATCATATCTTCTCTTCTTGGAACGGCGAGCTTAAAATTTTCTGTAATCTTATGAGGTGGGGCGCAATACTTGCGCCCTTATGGTTAGACGGATTCTGCTTGCAGGTCTTCGATTAGTTGTGCGAGATGCTGGCGGTCGGCTTGATAGACTTCTCCACAAAAATGGCAGGTTGCTTCTGCACCATCGTCTTTTTCGATCATGTCTTGGAGTTCGTCAACGCCAAGCATTTTTAATGCCCCTAGAACGCGGTCAAAGGAGCATTTGCAGTCAAAGCGAACTATTTGAACTTCCGGAAGAATGGTTAAACCCATATCTCCTAAAAGATCGTTAAAGATTTCGGGGAGAGTTTTGCCTGCTTGCAAGAGGGGGGTGAAGCCGGAGAGTTGAGAGACGCGGGATTCTAGGGTTGCGACTAATTCTTCGTCACGGGCGGCTTTCGGCATAACTTGGAGAAGGATGCCTCCGGATGCAGTCACGCCTTGCGCCCCAACGAATACTCCCACTAAAAGGGCGGAGGGGGTTTGTTCGGAGGTGACGAGGTAGTTGGCGATGTCTTCTCCAACTTCGCCGGAAACGATCTCAACGGTACTGGAGTAGGGGTAGCCATAGCCCACATCCCGCACGACATAAAGGTAGCCGTCGCGACCGACTGCACCGCCAACATCAATTTTTCCTTGGGGGGTAGGGGGAAGTTCGATGTCTGGGTTATCAACGTAGCCGCGTACTGTTCCGTCTAATCCAGCATCGACTAAGAGTCCGCCGAGGGGCCCGTTGCCTTTGATGCGGATGTTAACTCTCGATCCTTCTCGCTTCATGCTGGAAACGAGGAGTAAGCCAGAGGACATGGCGCGTCCTAGGGCTGCGGTTGCAACGTAGGACAGTTTGTGACGCATTCGGGCTTCTTCGGCGAGTCGGGTGGTGATGACTCCAACTGCTCGAATTCCTCCATCGGCTGCGGTGGCACGAATGAGTTGATCTGCCATGTCTATTTCCTAAGTTTAAAAATCGCAATAAATCTATACAATCTATTGTGACATTTTATCAAAATGAGGGATTAAACATCTGAGGAAACCTCAGAGGATGCAAGCCGACCTAGCGGTGACACGGGGAGTTTTTATGATGGGCAATTGGGAGGATTTGATGTCACCCCTTCTGTCCGAAACTATCGAATAAGTTTTCCCTTGGGTTACCCTTACCCTCCCTGAGACTCGGAACTATCCTCCGATGCTTGATACGTTACTGTTTCAACTGCTCCCGGCTCTCCCAAGGGTTTAGCTTGTTCGTCATTGACTGCAATTTCAACCCCTCCAGCATTTCCCGCACGAATCACTAATTCCTGACTCGCTTCCCAAGTTCGTTTGTCTCCTTTGTTCAGCGTTCCTTCAAAGGTCGTTTTACCATCGGCTACGATTTGTAGCCAGCAATCCTCTTTTAAAGTCATATCCACCGTCACGGGTTGTTCGGGAGGGCGTTGAGCGGTAGAAATAGAAGTTGCACTCTGGGGAACCCTAGGACTCATCGCAACGGGACTCTCTCTGATGGGTTTGGGAGAGGGGGAAGTTTGTGTTTCCGCTTTGGGTACATTGCCAACTTCAAGAGCAGAACGCTGGGAGAAAG encodes the following:
- the hslO gene encoding Hsp33 family molecular chaperone HslO, yielding MADQLIRATAADGGIRAVGVITTRLAEEARMRHKLSYVATAALGRAMSSGLLLVSSMKREGSRVNIRIKGNGPLGGLLVDAGLDGTVRGYVDNPDIELPPTPQGKIDVGGAVGRDGYLYVVRDVGYGYPYSSTVEIVSGEVGEDIANYLVTSEQTPSALLVGVFVGAQGVTASGGILLQVMPKAARDEELVATLESRVSQLSGFTPLLQAGKTLPEIFNDLLGDMGLTILPEVQIVRFDCKCSFDRVLGALKMLGVDELQDMIEKDDGAEATCHFCGEVYQADRQHLAQLIEDLQAESV
- a CDS encoding RodZ domain-containing protein, whose product is MTQNSNFRPEQIEKIKELGSDLQEIRQTRSLSLEQVSTKTLIPLRSLRAIEEADLEVLPEPIYLKGLLKRYAQFLGLNGTEFIADFSLDNTFKALTPSWKPLPSRRKRFFPLYLLYVLGVVSAISAFSAFSQRSALEVGNVPKAETQTSPSPKPIRESPVAMSPRVPQSATSISTAQRPPEQPVTVDMTLKEDCWLQIVADGKTTFEGTLNKGDKRTWEASQELVIRAGNAGGVEIAVNDEQAKPLGEPGAVETVTYQASEDSSESQGG